The following proteins are encoded in a genomic region of Sorangiineae bacterium MSr12523:
- a CDS encoding sulfatase-like hydrolase/transferase: MAHETTRTGGPIEVARSAFLLATAAAALVEGATAARGALFVSRTAVPVFVAAIGAAAGAAAMVAPLSLAAWLLLSRPEVRRLARSLREGLGGEDVDAQRLAVLGETAVLALTMVRAAILGRGFIATHGAPIAASLIVLSALGLVLAGTLAVAFAAQRIGPWLSRWRSSANARQRLVWNACAASLELAGVASLAIVGICALVPSQYAVLLGAVTLAFFVGHLPSVRGALGRRFGRRRAIASLVLAGAIGPFVSLVLLTLPSPTQLTVLYRAPYVSLVIALFRAATDHDGDGYSGLLGGDCNDHDPQIHPGAIDVPGNGVDENCSGDDATALGSASTGPTAPAPVASAPKSIVLVHLDALRPDHLGLDGYARPTSPNIDRFRESATWFRHAYTPSPATRFAMASLFTGRAADRIPHQRGAVDITLLPSAITLAERLEPLGYDRAGWTISHVMSHFHGMGRGFRIWRTPWPVDEGDDLHAEDATLTTNAAISYLESTPASAPYFLFLHYQCTHDPYIAHASWNFGKGDVDRYDSALAYCDDEIGRLLSNLEERDDRQRTAIIFYSDHGELFGEHGFLGHGQSLSELDTRVVLLARIPGARVRTVDVPVSLTDLAPTILALANAEPDPATDGWNLLHLVFDEAPAAERTRPLFFYAEHRWGLLHLESRAVMQGAFKYLQTDSGLEQLYRLDVDPGERNDVARTSPETRLAMVRLLDAWQGRTRLNGD, translated from the coding sequence ATGGCCCACGAGACGACACGCACGGGGGGGCCCATCGAGGTTGCACGAAGCGCTTTTCTCCTCGCCACGGCGGCCGCGGCCCTCGTGGAGGGCGCCACCGCCGCGCGGGGCGCGCTCTTCGTTTCGCGAACGGCCGTTCCGGTTTTCGTCGCGGCGATCGGCGCCGCTGCCGGTGCCGCGGCCATGGTCGCTCCGCTGTCGCTCGCCGCGTGGCTGCTCTTGTCGCGCCCCGAGGTCCGACGGCTCGCACGCAGCTTGCGTGAGGGGCTCGGCGGAGAAGACGTCGACGCCCAGCGCCTCGCGGTTCTTGGAGAAACCGCCGTTCTTGCGCTCACCATGGTTCGAGCGGCGATCCTGGGTCGCGGCTTCATCGCAACGCACGGCGCCCCCATCGCGGCGTCTCTGATCGTGCTGAGTGCGCTCGGCCTGGTGCTCGCCGGCACCTTGGCGGTGGCCTTCGCCGCACAACGCATCGGCCCTTGGCTCTCGCGATGGCGCTCGAGCGCGAACGCGCGGCAACGGCTCGTGTGGAATGCGTGCGCCGCCAGCCTCGAACTCGCGGGCGTCGCCAGCCTCGCCATCGTGGGCATCTGCGCCCTCGTTCCATCGCAGTACGCCGTCCTGCTCGGCGCGGTGACCCTCGCGTTCTTCGTCGGGCACCTGCCCAGCGTTCGCGGCGCATTGGGACGGCGCTTCGGACGACGCCGGGCCATCGCATCGCTGGTGCTGGCCGGCGCGATTGGGCCGTTCGTGTCGCTCGTGCTTCTGACCTTGCCGAGCCCCACGCAACTCACCGTCCTTTATCGCGCCCCCTACGTGTCCCTGGTCATTGCGCTTTTTCGCGCTGCGACCGACCACGATGGAGACGGATATTCAGGTCTTTTGGGCGGAGATTGCAATGACCACGATCCGCAGATCCATCCCGGCGCGATCGACGTGCCTGGCAATGGCGTGGACGAGAATTGCTCGGGCGACGATGCCACCGCGCTGGGAAGCGCGTCCACCGGGCCCACGGCGCCTGCTCCCGTTGCATCGGCCCCCAAGAGTATCGTGCTCGTGCACCTCGATGCGCTTCGTCCTGACCATCTCGGGCTGGACGGCTATGCGCGTCCGACGTCGCCGAACATCGACCGATTTCGCGAGTCCGCAACCTGGTTTCGCCACGCGTACACGCCCTCGCCGGCCACGCGCTTTGCCATGGCGTCGCTTTTCACGGGCCGGGCTGCCGACCGGATTCCGCACCAGAGGGGTGCCGTCGATATCACGTTACTGCCATCCGCGATAACCCTCGCCGAGCGGCTCGAACCACTGGGGTACGATCGCGCGGGGTGGACCATTTCGCACGTCATGTCGCATTTTCATGGCATGGGGCGTGGGTTTCGAATCTGGCGCACGCCGTGGCCGGTCGATGAGGGCGACGATCTTCACGCGGAGGACGCGACGTTGACGACCAACGCCGCGATTTCCTATTTGGAGTCCACTCCGGCAAGCGCGCCGTACTTTCTCTTTTTGCATTATCAATGCACACACGACCCGTACATCGCGCACGCATCGTGGAACTTCGGCAAAGGCGATGTCGACCGGTACGATAGCGCCCTCGCGTATTGCGATGACGAGATCGGGCGGCTCTTGTCGAACCTCGAGGAGCGGGACGACCGCCAGCGCACGGCGATCATCTTCTACTCGGACCACGGCGAGCTTTTCGGCGAGCACGGGTTTCTCGGCCACGGGCAATCGCTTTCGGAGCTCGACACGCGGGTGGTCCTTCTGGCCAGAATCCCCGGCGCCCGCGTTCGCACGGTGGACGTTCCGGTCTCCCTGACCGATCTGGCCCCCACGATTCTGGCCCTGGCCAATGCAGAGCCCGATCCCGCGACCGACGGCTGGAACCTCTTGCACTTGGTATTCGACGAGGCGCCTGCCGCGGAGCGCACCCGCCCGCTCTTCTTCTATGCCGAGCACCGATGGGGGCTGCTGCACCTC